The Alosa sapidissima isolate fAloSap1 chromosome 6, fAloSap1.pri, whole genome shotgun sequence genome window below encodes:
- the si:dkey-1j5.4 gene encoding leucine-rich repeat-containing protein 15: MRLITCLPILVLWGINSAESCPDNCRCTQKKSPERSEVNCQKRGFSTFPSNLPMDTWVLKMGENRLEDIRPNILSVTPNIESVNLERNVIKSIHPQAFTGGKKLMLLNLYGNQISKLPSKGFKDLLSLRFLLLGQNQIATIKSDMFTGMRNLSDLDLPLNSLTALPPSGFKPLIALKVLDLALNKIQKISRKAFVGLQELLFLNLDNNNLKNIPIGTFKPLTGLEMLVLDHNHLTTLTSSTFEGLYNLQELYLRNNEIDKLPADVFRHTPKLMQVALSRNKMQTIDGNMLANLQGLKEVYLHDNPWMCDCNINSLVHWITQAKVNQSPLEKLHCVGPEEFREKPLHSLTSQSLHCTV, encoded by the exons ATGAGGCTCATCACATGCCTGCCCATTTTGGTTCTCTGGGGAATAAATAGTGCTGAAAGCTGTCCTGATAATTGCAGGTGTACTCAGAAAAAAAGTCCTGAAAGATCTGAAGTCAACTGCCAAAAGAGAGGATTTTCTACATTCCCATCCAATCTCCCTATGGATACATGGGTTTTGAAAATGG GGGAAAATCGATTGGAAGATATTCGTCCAAATATTCTTAGTGTGACTCCAAATATTGAGAGTGTAAACCTTGAACGCAATGTGATCAAATCAATCCATCCTCAAGCTTTTACTGGTGGGAAGAAATTGATGCTTCTGAACTTGTATGGAAATCAGATCAGCAAATTACCATCGAAAGGTTTCAAAGACCTCCTCAGTTTACGCTTCCTTCTTTTGGGACAGAATCAGATTGCCACTATCAAATCAGATATGTTCACTGGCATGAGAAACCTATCAGATCTTGACCTTCCTCTTAACTCTCTAACGGCACTCCCCCCCAGTGGTTTCAAACCATTAATTGCTCTCAAGGTACTGGACTTGGCTTTGAATAAGATTCAGAAAATATCCCGCAAAGCTTTTGTTGGCCTCCAAGAGCTACTCTTCCTGAACTTAGACAACAACAATCTGAAGAACATCCCTATTGGAACTTTCAAGCCATTGACTGGGCTAGAGATGCTAGTTCTGGATCATAATCATCTCACAACACTCACATCCTCCACATTTGAAGGCCTGTACAATCTGCAGGAGCTGTACCTCAGGAACAATGAGATAGACAAGCTGCCAGCAGATGTGTTTAGACACACACCAAAGCTCATGCAGGTGGCTCTGAGCAGGAACAAGATGCAAACTATTGATGGTAATATGCTAGCCAATCTGCAGG gTCTGAAGGAAGTATATCTCCATGATAATCCTTGGATGTGTGACTGCAATATTAATTCTCTGGTACACTGGATAACTCAAGCAAAAGTTAACCAGTCGCCTTTAGAAAAATTACATTGTGTTGGCCCAGAGGAATTCCGTGAAAAACCACTCCACTCTTTGACATCTCAGAGCCTTCACTGTACAGTTTAG